In the Wyeomyia smithii strain HCP4-BCI-WySm-NY-G18 chromosome 2, ASM2978416v1, whole genome shotgun sequence genome, one interval contains:
- the LOC129720062 gene encoding uncharacterized protein LOC129720062: MPQNKNLRILSKQERMPKVSLENVKEYVQLKGLEHDKSALELRMHKLDGLLEKFINVRTQIEILLEDTDNVDAFTDSEETEEARLQRQLSLQTRQDHENDKIIEEFENEVYRLKQLMTYLPSSSGSHTVQGPIIPAAAAQSKEKSPELKLPCFSGRMADWVTFRDTHKNLIHNDDRLSNMDKITYLRTSLTGEALQEIATIEMSAVNYQIAWEALENLYENKKMLVMTHLESLFAQEVMPQESFESLNKLVSGFEKNLQMLSKIGERSDGWSTLLQYMLCKRLHPSTLRQWE, from the coding sequence ATGCCCCAGAATAAAAACTTACGAATTTTGTCCAAGCAGGAGCGGATGCCTAAAGTTTCCCTAGAGAATGTGAAAGAATACGTACAACTGAAAGGATTAGAACACGATaaaagtgcattggagctaAGAATGCATAAGCTCGATGGGCTGTTGGAGAAATTCATCAATGTACGAACCCAAATTGAAATTCTATTGGAGGATACGGACAACGTAGATGCATTCACGGATTCAGAAGAGACTGAAGAAGCGCGGTTACAACGACAGCTATCTTTGCAAACCCGACAAGATCATGAAAACGACAAGATTATTGAAGAGTTTGAGAACGAAGTATATCGCCTGAAGCAGCTTATGACTTACCTGCCTAGTTCTTCAGGAAGCCATACTGTGCAGGGTCCAATAATTCCTGCTGCAGCTGCGCAATCCAAAGAAAAATCACCTGAGCTGAAGCTTCCATGTTTCAGTGGTAGAATGGCTGACTGGGTTACATTTCGTGACACCCATAAAAATCTTATTCACAATGATGATAGGTTGTCTAACATGGACAAGATCACGTATCTACGCACTTCGCTGACCGGAGAGGCTTTGCAGGAGATCGCAACAATAGAAATGTCTGCAGTTAACTATCAAATAGCGTGGGAAGCGTTAGAAAATCTGtacgaaaataagaaaatgttgGTAATGACGCATTTAGAATCGCTTTTTGCACAAGAAGTAATGCCTCAAGAAAGTTTTGAGTCCCTTAATAAATTGGTCAGCGGTTTCGAGAAAAATCTCCAAATGTTAAGCAAAATCGGAGAACGTTCAGATGGATGGAGTACTCTTCTCCAATATATGCTTTGTAAACGGCTTCATCCATCAACCCTTAGACAGTGGGAATAA